One genomic segment of Pseudoalteromonas sp. GCY includes these proteins:
- a CDS encoding acetone carboxylase subunit gamma: protein MAPDPKWQVYREYYCPQCGVMHDVEAPTPWYPVIHDFEPDIKAFYEWVGLPVPKMAC from the coding sequence ATGGCGCCTGATCCTAAATGGCAAGTATATCGAGAATACTATTGTCCACAATGCGGTGTGATGCATGATGTCGAAGCACCGACTCCGTGGTATCCTGTAATTCATGACTTTGAGCCCGATATAAAAGCTTTTTATGAGTGGGTAGGGTTGCCAGTTCCAAAAATGGCCTGCTAA
- a CDS encoding ISAs1 family transposase — MSLFSHLELVEDKRSSINQHHDLADVLFLIISAVLSGCEGWKDIEVFGHSKLPWLRQFRAFKHGIPTRHSIARILKTVETDSLVLALFSWVNEQRSQSGKPIIAFDGKTLRGASKKREDNLHLVSAFDCESGLTLYQRTVENKSNEIPAVRALLDVLDISDSIVTLDALHCQKATLSALISRGADYLVQVKANQKTLYKAVTSCFETAFEEEKNLPEDVQVSNGHGRQETRITYVLKADNLPEEIREKWPELTSLVAVERHKKSESITKIDTHFYVTSVEPDAQMLQKAIRHHWHIENQQHWVLDVVFKEDACQISEPISAENMALFRRVVRNLVKQHTGRKDSIRGKCVRASFDDEFRAELIFG; from the coding sequence ATGTCGTTATTTAGCCACCTTGAACTTGTTGAAGATAAGCGTTCTTCTATCAATCAACATCATGATCTTGCTGATGTTTTGTTTCTTATCATCTCGGCGGTTTTATCTGGTTGTGAAGGCTGGAAAGATATCGAGGTGTTCGGGCACAGTAAACTGCCTTGGCTCAGGCAGTTCAGAGCATTTAAGCACGGTATTCCAACGCGACATAGCATTGCACGTATTCTTAAAACAGTAGAAACTGACTCTCTGGTTTTGGCCTTGTTCAGTTGGGTCAACGAACAGCGCTCTCAGTCTGGTAAGCCAATTATTGCGTTTGATGGCAAAACCCTGCGCGGTGCCAGTAAAAAACGTGAGGATAACTTACATTTGGTGTCTGCTTTTGATTGCGAGTCTGGTTTAACTTTGTATCAGCGAACGGTAGAAAATAAGTCCAATGAGATACCGGCAGTTAGGGCCTTATTAGATGTGCTCGATATTTCAGATTCTATCGTCACACTAGACGCACTACATTGTCAGAAAGCGACACTTTCAGCATTGATTTCAAGAGGGGCTGACTATCTGGTTCAGGTCAAAGCAAATCAGAAAACACTCTATAAAGCAGTCACTTCATGTTTTGAAACAGCCTTTGAAGAAGAAAAGAATTTGCCTGAAGATGTACAAGTCAGCAATGGTCATGGACGTCAGGAAACACGCATCACTTATGTTCTGAAGGCCGACAATCTGCCTGAAGAGATAAGAGAAAAATGGCCTGAACTCACTTCGCTAGTCGCGGTTGAAAGACACAAAAAATCCGAGTCGATAACAAAAATAGACACGCACTTTTATGTCACTTCAGTTGAGCCTGATGCACAGATGTTACAAAAAGCTATCCGCCACCATTGGCACATCGAGAACCAGCAGCATTGGGTACTGGATGTGGTGTTTAAGGAAGATGCTTGCCAGATCAGTGAGCCGATTTCGGCGGAAAACATGGCGCTGTTCAGACGGGTCGTTCGCAACTTGGTAAAACAGCACACAGGTCGTAAAGATTCGATACGTGGTAAGTGCGTTCGGGCCAGTTTTGACGATGAATTCAGGGCAGAGCTTATCTTCGGTTAA
- a CDS encoding acetone carboxylase subunit gamma yields MSTTYTRKQVADLVDGDLDWETVRKMLFMPKDKDRFINYISVLQEKVSWSDKIILPLGPHLYIVESKENKLLNKCSCGYVFGPYKENWKMNALIYVRDEPEKFKEVYPQGESILR; encoded by the coding sequence ATGTCTACTACATATACACGTAAACAAGTCGCTGATTTAGTGGATGGTGACTTAGACTGGGAAACAGTCAGAAAAATGTTATTTATGCCCAAGGATAAGGATCGGTTTATAAATTATATTAGTGTTTTGCAAGAGAAGGTCAGTTGGTCTGATAAAATTATTCTCCCTCTTGGCCCACATCTTTATATTGTAGAATCAAAAGAAAATAAACTGCTCAATAAATGTAGCTGTGGCTATGTTTTTGGGCCTTATAAAGAAAACTGGAAAATGAATGCGTTGATCTATGTACGCGATGAACCCGAAAAGTTTAAAGAGGTCTACCCTCAGGGTGAGAGCATACTTCGTTAA
- a CDS encoding hydantoinase B/oxoprolinase family protein has product MNIPVVNLNQQKKSTPILANGKTLKQNRDDIYLRSKNTGTYDGLTELKLKKSEPIKYEKIFSKLRAGVVNARETSKKIAASPIVEQEGELCFTLYNTAGDCVCTSTGIIIHVGTMGAAIKYMIENNWQEDPGINPGDMFTNNDCQIGNVHPCDICTIVPIFHEGFLVGWVGGVTHVIDTGSVGPGSMSNGQVQRFGDGIQITCRKTGVNDKPMRDWQHESQRNVRTPKYWILDEKTRIAGDHMIRDIVEEVIADVGIDTYMQFTHEIIEDGRRGLVSRIHDITIPGKYHTVGFVDVPYMHEDVHLPSPFAKVDTIMHAPCTITIKPNATWRLDFEGCSRWGWHTYNANPTAFTSGIWVMMTQTLVPTERINDGAMYATEFRLPKGTWTNPNDRRTAHADSWHFLVSSWSSLWRVISRGYFARGYLEEVNAGNSNPCNWMQGGGFNQEEEIHAVNSFETAACGTGACAVKDGINHAAAIWNPEGDMGDCEIWELAEPLLYMGRAIKSNTGGYGKYRGGMGFETLRMVHNSADWTMFFMGNGYMNSDWGLMGGYPSATGYRFEAHETGLHQRIAEGKSLPLGHDYNPDYPDFENHLEPGASIKRDKQCITTEAIFNNGDLYLNYLRGGPGFGDPLDRRIEHIEKDLNDNVLLEEFAQKVYGAIFSRNEEGDFVVDKQQTLIRQKQMRLERLARGIPVKAWVSDERERILAKEASIQVKQMFASSFELSQPFLDKFRQFWQLPEEWIVTEKELGVPCFGATHAMDLSQMPDVSTVVLVEQ; this is encoded by the coding sequence ATGAATATCCCAGTAGTGAATCTAAATCAACAGAAAAAAAGCACACCTATTTTAGCAAATGGTAAAACATTGAAACAAAATAGGGATGATATTTATTTAAGATCGAAAAATACAGGGACCTATGATGGTCTAACAGAATTAAAACTAAAGAAAAGTGAGCCAATAAAATATGAAAAAATATTCTCAAAACTACGAGCCGGGGTAGTAAATGCGAGGGAAACCTCAAAAAAAATTGCAGCTTCACCGATTGTTGAGCAAGAAGGAGAGCTCTGTTTTACTCTCTATAATACAGCGGGAGACTGTGTTTGTACTTCGACGGGTATTATTATTCATGTAGGTACTATGGGAGCCGCCATTAAGTACATGATAGAAAATAATTGGCAGGAAGATCCTGGTATTAATCCTGGAGATATGTTTACTAACAATGATTGTCAAATAGGTAATGTTCATCCTTGTGATATTTGTACCATCGTTCCTATTTTCCACGAAGGCTTTTTAGTCGGGTGGGTTGGGGGGGTAACCCATGTTATCGATACCGGTTCGGTGGGACCTGGCTCAATGTCAAATGGGCAAGTACAGCGATTTGGCGATGGGATCCAAATTACCTGTCGTAAAACCGGTGTTAATGATAAGCCGATGCGGGATTGGCAGCATGAGAGCCAGCGTAATGTGCGTACCCCCAAATATTGGATCTTAGATGAAAAAACCCGCATAGCGGGGGATCATATGATCCGCGATATTGTTGAGGAGGTTATTGCCGATGTTGGCATAGACACCTACATGCAATTTACCCATGAAATTATCGAGGATGGCCGCCGAGGTTTGGTCAGCCGAATTCATGATATTACTATTCCAGGTAAATATCATACCGTTGGCTTTGTGGATGTACCTTATATGCATGAGGATGTTCATTTGCCCTCTCCTTTTGCCAAGGTAGATACCATTATGCACGCACCTTGCACTATCACCATCAAGCCAAATGCGACTTGGCGGCTTGATTTTGAAGGATGCAGCCGTTGGGGGTGGCATACCTACAATGCAAATCCTACCGCATTCACTAGTGGTATCTGGGTGATGATGACACAAACTCTCGTGCCGACAGAGCGTATTAATGATGGCGCTATGTATGCGACTGAATTTAGATTGCCAAAAGGGACTTGGACAAATCCAAATGATCGCCGCACAGCCCATGCAGACTCTTGGCATTTTTTGGTGTCATCGTGGAGTTCATTATGGCGGGTTATTAGTCGTGGTTATTTTGCGCGTGGCTATTTGGAAGAAGTGAATGCAGGTAATTCTAATCCCTGTAATTGGATGCAAGGTGGAGGCTTTAATCAAGAAGAAGAAATACATGCGGTTAACAGCTTTGAGACGGCGGCTTGTGGAACGGGTGCTTGTGCTGTGAAAGACGGTATTAACCATGCTGCTGCTATTTGGAATCCAGAGGGAGACATGGGAGATTGCGAAATTTGGGAACTTGCAGAGCCACTTCTTTATATGGGACGAGCAATTAAATCGAATACTGGCGGCTATGGTAAATACCGTGGTGGTATGGGGTTTGAAACGCTCCGTATGGTACATAACTCAGCAGATTGGACCATGTTCTTTATGGGTAATGGCTATATGAACAGCGATTGGGGCTTAATGGGAGGTTATCCTTCGGCAACGGGTTACCGATTTGAGGCACATGAAACAGGTTTGCATCAACGTATAGCGGAAGGTAAATCCTTACCTCTTGGGCATGATTATAACCCTGACTACCCTGATTTTGAAAATCACCTCGAACCAGGCGCAAGTATAAAGCGAGATAAGCAATGTATAACCACGGAGGCAATATTCAATAATGGTGATTTATATTTGAATTACTTGCGCGGCGGACCAGGCTTTGGCGATCCTCTTGATAGACGTATTGAGCATATTGAAAAGGATCTCAATGATAATGTGTTGCTTGAAGAGTTTGCGCAAAAGGTCTATGGCGCGATATTTAGTCGCAATGAAGAAGGGGATTTTGTAGTAGATAAGCAGCAAACATTAATCCGCCAAAAGCAGATGCGGTTGGAGCGTTTGGCTAGAGGGATCCCAGTCAAAGCATGGGTGTCTGATGAGCGAGAACGTATTCTCGCAAAAGAAGCATCAATACAAGTAAAACAGATGTTTGCTTCTAGCTTTGAGTTATCGCAACCATTTCTAGATAAATTTCGTCAGTTTTGGCAATTACCCGAGGAATGGATCGTTACTGAGAAAGAACTTGGTGTGCCGTGCTTTGGCGCAACCCATGCGATGGATTTAAGTCAAATGCCAGATGTGAGTACTGTCGTTTTGGTCGAGCAATAA
- a CDS encoding hydantoinase/oxoprolinase family protein: protein MNVDNPIEVLGIDAGGTMTDTFFVAADGQFIVGKAQSSDDETAAVIESSIDALLGWDRSLEEVFSEMITCVYSGTAMLNRVVSRKGNRTGLICSKGFEDNHRMGRALQSYLGYAFEDRIHLNAHHYDDPLVTIQDTRGVTERIDCQGTEVIPVNLSEAAMAAKALIARDVKAIVISFLNSHTNAKHERAVRDICIEEVQKSGKAIPVFASCDYYPSRKESHRTNTTVLEAYAAEPSRVTLKALSDQMAYLGGGFDVRVMASHGGTISWKAKELARTLVSGPIGGVIGAAYLGKELGYENIACSDIGGTSFDMALITKGNFAIGRDKDMARLVLSLPLVGMDTVGAGAGSFVRIDPYSEAIKLGPDSAGFRVGTCWQEGGIETVSVTDCHLVLGYLNPDNFLGGTLQLDAARSRQCIKEQIADKLNLSVEEAAAGVIELLDASLRQHLADMISSKGYAPADFVCFSYGGAGPVHAYGYTKGLGFQETIVPAWAAGFSAFGCASAEFEYRYDKSVDVAIPPDSTDEAKVLAVKELQFAWDELREKVLEEFRVNGFEDSEVTLAPGFSMQYMGQLNDLEIVSPLDSVASSQDWEQLTIAFEETFSRVYARAARSPELGYGVTTAIMHGTVNVKKPTIPEEPDVGPEVSEEAKLGTRKFYFEHRWHDAQLYLMEKIHAGNRLKGPCIIESDATTFVVPPGFESFMDTHRLFHLIEV from the coding sequence ATGAATGTAGATAATCCAATAGAAGTGCTTGGTATTGATGCTGGTGGCACTATGACTGATACATTTTTTGTTGCTGCAGATGGTCAGTTTATAGTAGGTAAAGCGCAAAGTAGTGATGACGAGACTGCGGCTGTAATCGAATCAAGTATAGATGCCTTACTAGGATGGGATAGATCACTGGAAGAGGTTTTTAGTGAGATGATCACCTGTGTTTACTCGGGCACTGCAATGTTAAATCGTGTGGTTTCGCGAAAGGGGAATCGTACAGGGTTAATTTGTAGTAAAGGCTTCGAAGACAACCATCGTATGGGTAGGGCGTTACAAAGCTATTTAGGTTATGCCTTTGAAGATCGTATTCACCTGAATGCGCATCATTATGATGACCCATTAGTGACTATTCAAGATACCCGAGGTGTGACTGAGCGCATTGATTGCCAAGGCACAGAAGTTATTCCCGTCAACCTATCCGAAGCGGCCATGGCGGCAAAAGCCTTAATAGCAAGAGATGTTAAAGCCATTGTTATCAGCTTTTTAAATTCTCACACTAATGCAAAACATGAACGAGCAGTACGAGATATATGTATTGAAGAAGTTCAGAAATCTGGAAAGGCAATTCCAGTTTTTGCCTCTTGTGATTATTACCCGAGTCGAAAAGAAAGCCATCGAACTAATACTACCGTGCTTGAGGCTTATGCCGCAGAACCTTCACGCGTGACGTTAAAAGCTCTCAGTGATCAGATGGCGTATTTAGGCGGAGGTTTTGATGTGCGGGTAATGGCAAGTCACGGTGGAACGATTAGCTGGAAAGCAAAAGAGCTCGCCCGAACGTTAGTCTCAGGCCCCATTGGTGGTGTTATCGGTGCTGCATATTTAGGAAAAGAGCTGGGTTATGAAAATATAGCATGCTCTGATATAGGAGGGACGAGCTTTGATATGGCGCTGATCACTAAAGGCAATTTTGCCATAGGTCGGGATAAAGATATGGCTAGGTTGGTCTTGTCTCTTCCTTTAGTCGGCATGGATACTGTGGGAGCGGGTGCTGGTAGCTTTGTGCGTATCGATCCCTATTCAGAAGCAATCAAATTAGGTCCTGATAGTGCAGGTTTTAGAGTTGGAACTTGTTGGCAAGAAGGAGGGATAGAAACTGTTTCAGTGACAGATTGTCACTTAGTGTTGGGATATCTTAATCCAGATAACTTTCTTGGTGGTACCTTACAACTCGATGCTGCCCGCTCAAGGCAATGCATTAAGGAACAAATTGCCGATAAACTTAATTTATCTGTAGAGGAAGCTGCCGCTGGGGTGATTGAACTTCTTGATGCCTCGTTGCGACAACATTTAGCGGATATGATCTCTAGTAAAGGTTATGCACCGGCTGATTTTGTGTGCTTTTCATATGGTGGTGCAGGCCCTGTACACGCATATGGCTACACCAAAGGACTCGGATTTCAGGAAACAATTGTACCCGCTTGGGCGGCTGGCTTTTCTGCTTTTGGTTGTGCTTCTGCCGAGTTTGAATATCGTTATGATAAAAGTGTTGATGTGGCCATTCCCCCTGATAGTACTGATGAAGCGAAAGTGCTCGCAGTGAAAGAGTTGCAATTCGCTTGGGATGAGCTGCGTGAAAAAGTATTAGAAGAATTCAGAGTAAATGGTTTTGAAGATAGCGAAGTAACGCTTGCACCTGGCTTTAGTATGCAATACATGGGGCAACTAAATGATTTAGAAATTGTTTCCCCTCTAGATTCTGTGGCAAGTAGCCAAGACTGGGAGCAACTAACCATTGCATTTGAAGAAACCTTCAGTCGGGTTTATGCAAGGGCTGCCCGCTCTCCTGAGCTAGGCTATGGTGTTACAACCGCCATTATGCATGGCACTGTTAATGTAAAAAAACCGACCATTCCTGAAGAGCCTGATGTAGGACCCGAAGTTTCGGAAGAAGCAAAACTGGGTACTCGAAAGTTTTATTTTGAACACCGCTGGCATGATGCGCAACTGTATTTAATGGAAAAAATTCATGCCGGTAATCGATTAAAAGGTCCCTGCATCATAGAGTCCGATGCTACCACCTTCGTGGTACCTCCGGGTTTCGAAAGTTTTATGGATACCCACCGTTTATTTCATTTAATAGAAGTGTAA
- a CDS encoding sigma-54-dependent Fis family transcriptional regulator, whose amino-acid sequence MLHNDKLKLLASEKQINLAWERFVSAGSSPHSSIRTVVADSWQRCLHDGVDPTLNQTSQYINESDFQLLLTNNEQLIKAAKPAMRKVGKLLAESGSMLILADKQGVCLHVEGDEKTLEAGREIKLHPSAIWSESAAGTNAIGTVLAVGSQVQINTTEHFCEGIKLWTCTAVVIREPISREVIGVLDLSGLNHEFSYHARALVADTAARIENQLLSLKLEQHNTLFNAALANYSDTTKNGLLLLDKEGGVIKESRQFGANLAQHAIPFSLTDLSSVDAEGGLLKQLRNLFPEKWMQPIFAGDELLGTLLVVPPAKKVIHRADLSASNNGSSFTHIIGNAPALTKVINKAQRLSRLDIPVLIQGETGVGKELFARAIHASSGFNQGPLVTLNCGGLSRELIASELFGYAEGAFTGAVRGGKVGKIEAANGGTLFLDEIGEIPLDIQANFLRVLQEGEICRLGETKQRKLHFRVLAATNRDLSELVKQGLFRSDLFYRIATVKLYIPPLNERKSDIPQLVSAFIERLSTQSKAQVTSISPELYTLLAEYHWPGNVRELKNVIDCAYLMNSGDRLTVADLLEEFPFLATFNKKKAKQQIDSVNRAHCDPSNAETSLLTNLSLEQVEQMTVAAALKKNKGNITKAALQLGIAKSTLYQKIQKFKLG is encoded by the coding sequence ATGTTACATAACGATAAACTTAAGCTTCTAGCATCTGAAAAACAAATTAATCTCGCGTGGGAGCGGTTTGTTAGTGCTGGTAGCTCACCCCATTCTTCTATTCGTACCGTCGTTGCAGATTCATGGCAGCGTTGTCTTCACGATGGTGTCGACCCCACTTTGAACCAAACTAGCCAGTATATTAATGAGTCTGACTTTCAATTATTACTAACTAATAATGAGCAACTGATTAAAGCCGCCAAGCCAGCTATGCGTAAGGTTGGAAAGTTATTGGCTGAGTCGGGTTCTATGCTGATTTTAGCCGATAAACAAGGCGTATGCTTACATGTAGAGGGAGATGAGAAAACGTTAGAAGCAGGGCGCGAAATTAAGTTACATCCCAGTGCCATCTGGAGTGAATCTGCCGCCGGGACTAATGCAATAGGTACTGTTTTAGCTGTTGGTAGCCAAGTGCAAATCAATACAACGGAACATTTTTGTGAGGGGATCAAGCTCTGGACCTGCACGGCTGTGGTTATTCGTGAGCCAATCTCTAGGGAAGTGATCGGAGTTTTAGACTTATCTGGTTTAAATCATGAATTTAGTTATCATGCCCGTGCCCTAGTTGCTGATACTGCAGCACGTATAGAAAATCAGCTGCTAAGTCTCAAGCTTGAGCAGCATAATACCTTATTTAATGCAGCGCTAGCGAATTACTCTGATACGACAAAAAACGGCTTACTTTTGCTAGATAAAGAGGGAGGCGTTATTAAAGAAAGTCGTCAGTTTGGTGCTAACCTTGCTCAGCATGCTATCCCGTTTTCCTTAACTGACCTCTCTTCGGTTGATGCTGAAGGTGGGCTTTTAAAGCAACTGCGCAACTTATTTCCCGAGAAATGGATGCAGCCTATATTTGCCGGTGATGAGCTTCTTGGTACGCTTCTTGTGGTTCCCCCTGCTAAAAAGGTTATACATAGAGCTGATTTATCGGCTTCAAATAACGGATCATCATTTACACATATAATTGGTAACGCACCGGCTTTAACAAAAGTGATAAATAAAGCACAGCGCTTGAGTAGATTAGATATTCCTGTATTAATTCAAGGCGAGACAGGAGTGGGAAAAGAACTTTTTGCTCGAGCTATTCATGCTAGCAGTGGTTTTAATCAAGGCCCTTTGGTGACCCTAAACTGCGGAGGCTTATCAAGAGAGTTAATTGCGAGTGAATTATTTGGTTATGCAGAAGGCGCTTTTACCGGTGCTGTTCGTGGTGGAAAGGTTGGTAAAATTGAAGCTGCTAATGGCGGAACGTTATTCCTTGACGAAATTGGTGAAATACCACTGGATATTCAGGCTAATTTTTTGCGGGTATTGCAAGAGGGGGAGATCTGTCGGTTAGGAGAGACCAAGCAACGTAAACTTCATTTTAGGGTTTTAGCAGCTACTAATCGCGATTTAAGTGAGCTGGTCAAACAAGGTCTGTTCCGTAGTGACCTATTTTATCGTATTGCCACTGTCAAACTCTATATTCCTCCTTTAAATGAGCGTAAAAGTGATATCCCCCAATTAGTCTCTGCTTTTATTGAGCGACTGAGCACACAATCGAAAGCTCAAGTCACCAGTATTAGCCCTGAGCTATACACTTTACTTGCTGAATACCACTGGCCAGGTAACGTACGTGAATTGAAGAATGTGATTGATTGTGCCTACTTGATGAACAGTGGGGATAGACTAACCGTGGCGGATCTACTTGAGGAGTTTCCATTCTTAGCCACCTTTAATAAGAAAAAAGCAAAACAACAAATAGACTCAGTTAATCGGGCGCATTGCGATCCTAGCAATGCTGAAACTAGCCTATTGACTAACTTGAGTCTAGAGCAGGTTGAGCAAATGACAGTCGCTGCTGCACTAAAGAAAAATAAAGGCAATATAACCAAAGCGGCTCTACAATTAGGAATAGCTAAAAGCACCTTATACCAAAAAATTCAAAAATTTAAATTAGGCTAA
- a CDS encoding LysR family transcriptional regulator — MDRLIAAKVFADVAITGSFTATADRLDMSRPMVTRYIEAMESWLNIRLLHRTTRRVSLTTAGESCLEEVRQWLRQADTITGLADTSGKLSGTVRLATSMSFGFSQLVPAIQQFMSAHPDVNIDVDLQDSVADLTESQIDLAIRIASAPDPSLIGKSIAVCGSVIVASPQYLTSTSEITKPDDLAEHLCLGYKNFQQHIWHLRKGNSQQSVAVNCRLTANEATALLHAALNGAGLAIQPTYLVNHYIQSGELKQVLPDWKPNDMNIYVLYSSRKYMSPTVRALIDYLSHYFANTPW, encoded by the coding sequence ATGGATAGACTCATCGCTGCTAAGGTCTTTGCCGACGTTGCAATCACGGGTAGCTTTACCGCGACGGCTGACAGGCTAGATATGTCTCGCCCTATGGTAACTCGGTACATTGAAGCAATGGAGAGCTGGCTAAACATTCGTTTATTACATCGCACCACGAGAAGGGTATCTTTAACTACAGCAGGGGAATCCTGCTTGGAAGAAGTTAGGCAGTGGCTGAGGCAAGCCGACACCATAACCGGCTTGGCGGATACCAGCGGCAAACTGTCTGGTACGGTTCGACTAGCAACCAGTATGTCTTTTGGCTTTTCTCAACTTGTGCCCGCTATTCAACAGTTTATGTCAGCACATCCTGACGTGAATATTGATGTTGATTTGCAAGATTCTGTGGCTGATCTCACTGAGAGTCAGATAGATCTGGCTATTCGTATTGCCTCTGCACCGGATCCATCTTTGATTGGTAAATCAATTGCAGTATGTGGCTCAGTTATTGTGGCGTCGCCGCAGTACCTTACGAGTACAAGTGAAATCACAAAACCAGATGACCTAGCTGAGCACTTGTGCCTCGGGTATAAAAACTTTCAGCAGCATATCTGGCATTTGCGCAAAGGTAACTCACAACAATCGGTAGCCGTAAATTGTCGTTTAACTGCGAACGAAGCGACCGCCTTATTGCACGCAGCGTTAAATGGCGCCGGTCTGGCAATTCAACCCACTTATTTGGTTAATCACTACATACAATCTGGCGAGCTTAAGCAGGTACTACCTGATTGGAAGCCAAACGATATGAATATATACGTGCTCTATTCTTCGAGAAAGTATATGTCTCCAACCGTGCGGGCGTTGATCGACTATTTGTCTCACTATTTTGCCAACACGCCATGGTGA
- a CDS encoding MBL fold metallo-hydrolase, producing the protein MKHLTLIAASSLLASNAMAANTAPLTLDVYNGDKNSFHVNSTLVIGESEVMVVDTGFTKADALRIAAKVLDSGKTLKTIFISQADPDYYFGAEVLHALFPEAKILTTADVKAVIEEKLAGKLAFWTPKMGKNAPVKPYIPTIVEGNTLFVDGHKIEIHGTQSELAHRPYLWIPSSKAVLGNVAVYGNVHLWMADAQSQRSQQAWSRQLKELKALKPEIVIPGHMKAGTKLDASTISYSQQYLSDFSQAKSSSKNSAELIDSMSARYPDAGLPMALGIGAKVHMGEMKW; encoded by the coding sequence ATGAAACACCTAACATTGATAGCAGCATCTAGCTTATTAGCAAGCAATGCGATGGCAGCAAATACTGCCCCACTTACACTGGATGTTTATAACGGTGACAAAAATAGCTTCCACGTTAACTCAACACTGGTGATTGGAGAGAGTGAAGTGATGGTCGTAGATACGGGTTTTACCAAAGCGGATGCACTACGCATAGCAGCCAAAGTACTCGACAGCGGCAAAACCTTAAAGACGATTTTTATCAGCCAAGCTGATCCAGATTATTATTTTGGCGCGGAAGTGCTACACGCTTTGTTCCCAGAAGCTAAGATCCTAACCACAGCGGACGTAAAAGCAGTGATTGAAGAAAAGCTCGCGGGTAAATTAGCATTCTGGACACCAAAAATGGGGAAAAATGCACCTGTTAAGCCATACATCCCAACGATTGTAGAGGGAAATACACTCTTTGTAGATGGGCACAAAATAGAGATCCACGGCACGCAATCTGAGCTGGCACACCGCCCCTACTTATGGATCCCGTCAAGTAAAGCAGTTCTGGGCAATGTTGCAGTCTACGGTAATGTGCACTTATGGATGGCCGATGCACAGTCCCAACGCAGTCAACAAGCGTGGAGCCGCCAATTAAAAGAGTTAAAAGCACTGAAGCCAGAGATTGTAATACCTGGCCACATGAAAGCAGGCACCAAACTTGATGCTAGTACCATAAGCTACTCGCAGCAGTATTTAAGCGACTTTAGTCAGGCAAAAAGCAGCAGCAAAAATAGCGCTGAACTGATTGATAGCATGTCTGCACGCTACCCGGATGCAGGATTACCTATGGCGTTGGGTATTGGTGCTAAGGTACATATGGGAGAGATGAAATGGTAA
- a CDS encoding DsbA family protein produces the protein MVKVHYFFDPMCGWCYGATSLLDAIAANSDLKLELHPGGMIANQSIEKAFRSHILTSDARIASITGSQFGKGYIQRVKSNDPMILDSYITARAIITAEQLGIAPLNMLKTIQHAHYVEGKQVNRTEVIEGLAVELGLDKNHWQRAMLANQGTEQTNIAQSRLLMQKLQVTGYPTLILEKHETSVKLPHTAYYGKPDAWRQLIDDYIH, from the coding sequence ATGGTAAAAGTGCACTACTTCTTCGACCCCATGTGTGGCTGGTGTTACGGTGCGACTTCACTGTTGGATGCGATTGCAGCCAACAGTGACCTCAAGCTTGAACTGCATCCTGGAGGTATGATTGCCAATCAATCTATAGAAAAAGCGTTCCGCAGTCACATTCTCACAAGTGATGCGCGTATAGCCAGCATAACGGGCTCGCAGTTTGGTAAAGGTTACATCCAAAGGGTGAAGAGTAACGATCCGATGATCCTTGACTCATACATCACCGCTCGTGCCATCATAACCGCTGAGCAATTGGGCATAGCGCCACTTAACATGCTTAAAACTATTCAGCATGCCCACTATGTAGAGGGCAAACAGGTTAACCGAACTGAAGTTATAGAAGGACTCGCGGTAGAGCTTGGGCTAGATAAAAACCACTGGCAACGAGCTATGCTGGCAAATCAAGGTACTGAGCAAACAAACATCGCGCAAAGCCGCCTATTAATGCAAAAGCTTCAAGTTACTGGCTACCCAACCCTTATCCTTGAAAAGCATGAAACGTCCGTAAAACTTCCGCATACTGCCTATTACGGTAAGCCCGACGCTTGGCGCCAGCTAATTGATGACTATATACACTAG